From one Luteipulveratus mongoliensis genomic stretch:
- the nuoH gene encoding NADH-quinone oxidoreductase subunit NuoH: MSTLTQLAAYSTALPQPADNPTADFSDTPWWLSLIKALLVFVVLLVNTLIVIWFERRVIGRMQQRPGPNRTGPFGLLQTLADGVKLALKEDIVPKAADKIMFWVAPALAGAMAFVSFAIIPMGGTVWMFGHKTPLQLTDTPVATLLVLAVAGVGVYGIVLAGWSSGSTYPLLGGLRSSAQVISYEIAMGLALVAVFLYAGSMSTSQIVLAQNDLWYIIPAFFSFVVYVITMVGETNRLPFDLAEGEGELTGGFHTEYSSLKFAMFFLGEYVNMFTVSALATTLFLGGPAAPPGIAAIGDGMLNGGWWGLLWFFIKLWLFMFFFVWLRGSLPRVRYDQFMRLGWKVLIPTTLVWVVMVAFIRAAELGFLGDSRVSVLGRDFPRATLFVIACIALLVLAAAWIYDNQQVKKQALKEADRPPEEIDPFAGGHPVPPLPGQRLVEPVPALAAAHTTDPVSEDNRG, from the coding sequence ATGAGCACGCTGACCCAGCTGGCGGCGTACTCCACCGCCCTGCCGCAGCCTGCCGACAACCCGACGGCCGACTTCAGCGACACCCCGTGGTGGCTGTCGCTGATCAAGGCGCTGCTCGTCTTCGTCGTGCTCCTGGTCAACACGCTGATCGTGATCTGGTTCGAGCGGCGGGTGATCGGCCGCATGCAGCAGCGTCCCGGCCCCAACCGGACGGGTCCGTTCGGTCTGCTGCAGACGCTCGCCGACGGTGTGAAGCTGGCGCTCAAGGAGGACATCGTCCCCAAAGCCGCCGACAAGATCATGTTCTGGGTGGCCCCGGCGCTCGCCGGCGCGATGGCGTTCGTGTCGTTCGCGATCATCCCGATGGGCGGCACCGTCTGGATGTTCGGCCACAAGACGCCGCTGCAGCTGACCGACACCCCGGTCGCCACGTTGCTGGTGCTCGCGGTCGCCGGCGTCGGTGTCTACGGCATCGTGCTGGCCGGCTGGTCCTCGGGCTCGACCTACCCGCTGCTCGGTGGGCTGCGCAGCTCGGCTCAGGTGATCTCGTACGAGATCGCGATGGGTCTCGCGCTCGTCGCCGTCTTCCTCTACGCCGGCTCGATGTCGACCTCGCAGATCGTGCTCGCGCAGAACGACCTCTGGTACATCATCCCGGCGTTCTTCTCATTCGTCGTCTACGTCATCACGATGGTCGGCGAGACCAACCGTCTGCCGTTCGACCTTGCCGAGGGCGAGGGCGAGCTGACCGGTGGCTTCCACACCGAGTACTCCTCGCTGAAGTTCGCGATGTTCTTCCTCGGTGAGTACGTCAACATGTTCACCGTCTCGGCGCTCGCCACGACGCTGTTCCTCGGCGGACCCGCGGCACCTCCCGGCATCGCGGCCATCGGTGACGGCATGCTCAACGGCGGCTGGTGGGGCCTGCTGTGGTTCTTCATCAAGCTGTGGCTGTTCATGTTCTTCTTCGTGTGGCTGCGCGGCTCGCTGCCTCGTGTCCGCTACGACCAGTTCATGCGGCTGGGCTGGAAGGTCCTCATCCCGACCACGCTGGTCTGGGTCGTCATGGTGGCGTTCATCCGCGCGGCCGAGCTGGGCTTCCTCGGTGACAGCCGGGTCAGTGTGCTGGGGCGCGACTTCCCACGGGCGACGCTCTTCGTGATCGCCTGCATCGCCTTGCTGGTCCTCGCCGCGGCGTGGATCTACGACAACCAGCAGGTCAAGAAGCAGGCTTTGAAGGAAGCCGATCGTCCGCCCGAGGAGATCGACCCGTTCGCCGGCGGCCACCCTGTGCCGCCGCTGCCCGGCCAGCGACTGGTCGAGCCGGTGCCGGCCCTGGCCGCCGCACACACCACCGACCCTGTTTCGGAGGACAACCGTGGCTGA
- a CDS encoding NADH-quinone oxidoreductase subunit G yields the protein MTVTSEQKTDQVSLTVDGVEVSVPKGTLIIRAAEQVGIQIPRFCDHPLLEPVGACRQCLVEVSTKGPDGSLRPMPKPQASCTMEVGDGMEVKTQQTSKVADKAQHGVMELLLINHPLDCPVCDKGGECPLQNQAMSNGREVSRFEDIKRTFPKPINISSQVLLDRERCVLCARCTRFSDQIAGDPFIALIERGALQQVGIYEEKPFDSYFSGNTVQICPVGALTGAAYRFRSRPFDLVSTPSVCEHCAGGCSLRVDHRRGVVLRRMALDNPDVNEEWNCDKGRWAFTYATAKDRLDTPLVRDADGKLQVSGWPEALAAAAEGLAKARAKGVGVLTGGRISAEDAYAYSKFARLVLGTNDIDFRARPHSTEEAEFLAHAVVATGPEGGSVTYADVEKSAATLLVGLEPEDEAAILFLRLRKAWRTNKSKIFSLSPYATRGLEKMGGTLIPTAPGTEAEVLAALDDGQGQLAEAGKAIGKDSLILVGSRLATVPGGLSAVLALAESKGARVAWVPRRAGERGALEVGALPNLLPGGRPVADAAARTEVGTVWGASDLPADVGRDTAAILEAASTGELDALVIGGVDPDDLVDQKVATAALERAFIVSLEIRKGLVPAYADVVLPVAPHQEKAGMFVDWEGRVRPFDKALESNAMSDFRVLDLLAGEMGEFLGTRSLDQIHTEMDELGPWTGDRAPKPRAKSNGVPRPLVGEAVLATWPLMLDKGRLQDNEPFLAGTARAAVARVSAATAEGAGVTDGGAISVSTRTGTITVPVEVTEMPDHVVWLPTNSEGSTVRTTLSADAGSIVQLASASPGLDTDSASAPPYSTGGGAA from the coding sequence ATGACTGTCACCTCGGAGCAGAAGACCGATCAGGTCTCGCTCACTGTCGACGGCGTCGAGGTCAGCGTCCCCAAGGGCACGCTGATCATTCGCGCGGCCGAGCAGGTCGGCATCCAGATCCCGCGCTTCTGCGACCACCCGCTGCTGGAGCCGGTCGGCGCCTGCCGTCAGTGCCTGGTCGAGGTCTCGACCAAGGGACCGGACGGCTCGCTGCGGCCGATGCCCAAGCCCCAGGCCTCCTGCACCATGGAGGTCGGCGACGGTATGGAGGTCAAGACCCAGCAGACCTCCAAGGTCGCCGACAAGGCGCAGCACGGCGTCATGGAGCTGTTGCTCATCAACCACCCGCTGGACTGCCCGGTCTGCGACAAGGGCGGCGAGTGCCCCCTGCAGAACCAGGCGATGTCCAACGGGCGTGAGGTGTCGCGCTTCGAGGACATCAAGCGCACCTTCCCCAAGCCGATCAACATCTCCTCGCAGGTCCTGCTGGACCGCGAGCGCTGCGTGCTGTGTGCACGCTGCACCCGCTTCTCCGATCAGATCGCCGGCGACCCGTTCATCGCGCTCATCGAGCGTGGTGCGCTGCAGCAGGTCGGCATCTACGAGGAGAAGCCGTTCGACTCCTACTTCTCCGGCAACACCGTGCAGATCTGCCCGGTGGGTGCACTGACCGGTGCGGCCTACCGCTTCCGGTCGCGCCCGTTCGACCTGGTGTCCACGCCGAGCGTGTGTGAGCACTGCGCCGGTGGCTGCTCGCTGCGCGTGGACCACCGTCGTGGTGTCGTGCTGCGCCGCATGGCGCTGGACAACCCGGACGTCAACGAGGAGTGGAACTGCGACAAGGGCCGCTGGGCGTTCACTTACGCCACGGCCAAGGACCGCTTGGACACCCCGCTCGTGCGCGACGCCGACGGCAAGCTGCAGGTCTCGGGCTGGCCCGAGGCTCTGGCCGCTGCCGCCGAGGGCCTGGCGAAGGCTCGCGCCAAGGGCGTCGGCGTGCTGACGGGTGGTCGCATCAGCGCTGAGGACGCGTACGCGTACAGCAAGTTCGCGCGCCTCGTGCTCGGCACCAACGACATCGACTTCCGCGCCCGCCCGCACTCCACCGAGGAGGCGGAGTTCCTCGCGCATGCGGTCGTCGCCACCGGCCCCGAGGGCGGGTCGGTGACGTACGCCGATGTTGAGAAGTCCGCGGCGACCCTGCTCGTCGGGCTGGAGCCCGAGGACGAGGCCGCGATCTTGTTCCTGCGGCTGCGCAAGGCATGGCGCACGAACAAGTCCAAGATCTTCTCGCTCTCTCCGTACGCCACTCGTGGCCTGGAGAAGATGGGCGGCACGCTCATCCCGACGGCTCCGGGCACCGAGGCCGAGGTGCTGGCCGCCCTGGATGACGGTCAGGGCCAGCTGGCCGAGGCCGGCAAGGCCATCGGCAAGGACAGCCTGATCCTCGTCGGCAGCCGCCTGGCCACCGTGCCCGGCGGCCTGTCCGCCGTGCTCGCACTGGCCGAGAGCAAGGGCGCTCGCGTGGCCTGGGTCCCGCGTCGCGCCGGTGAGCGTGGTGCGCTCGAGGTCGGCGCGCTGCCCAACCTCCTGCCCGGCGGTCGTCCGGTCGCGGACGCCGCGGCACGTACCGAGGTGGGCACCGTCTGGGGCGCCTCGGACCTGCCCGCCGACGTCGGTCGCGACACCGCCGCCATCCTGGAGGCCGCCAGCACGGGCGAGCTCGACGCGCTCGTCATCGGTGGTGTCGACCCGGACGACCTGGTCGACCAGAAGGTCGCGACCGCAGCGCTGGAGCGGGCGTTCATCGTCTCCCTCGAGATCCGCAAGGGTCTCGTGCCGGCGTACGCCGATGTCGTCCTTCCCGTGGCTCCGCACCAGGAGAAGGCGGGCATGTTCGTGGACTGGGAGGGTCGCGTACGGCCCTTCGACAAGGCGCTGGAGTCCAACGCGATGTCCGACTTCCGGGTGCTGGATCTGCTGGCCGGCGAGATGGGCGAGTTCCTCGGGACGCGTTCGCTGGACCAGATCCACACCGAGATGGACGAGCTGGGTCCCTGGACGGGCGACCGCGCTCCCAAGCCGCGCGCCAAGAGCAACGGTGTGCCGCGACCGCTGGTCGGCGAAGCCGTCCTCGCGACCTGGCCGCTGATGCTCGACAAGGGACGGCTGCAGGACAACGAGCCGTTCCTGGCCGGCACCGCGCGCGCCGCGGTGGCGCGGGTCTCGGCCGCGACCGCGGAGGGTGCCGGTGTGACCGACGGCGGCGCGATCTCCGTGTCGACCCGCACGGGCACCATCACCGTGCCGGTCGAGGTGACTGAGATGCCCGACCACGTGGTCTGGCTGCCGACCAACTCCGAAGGCTCTACGGTGCGTACGACACTCAGCGCTGACGCCGGATCCATCGTCCAGCTGGCGTCCGCGTCACCTGGTCTCGATACGGACTCCGCTAGCGCTCCGCCCTACTCGACCGGCGGAGGTGCCGCATGA